GCTTGGAAACCGGCGCGCGGTCGCCGTTTTCCCACAAGCGCCGGCTTCAACTGGCAACCGTTGCCAGTTGGCAAAAGAGGGGGTACACTGGCACGCAACCGGACGAACTTTGCACACTGCAAATCGTGGCAGCCTTCCAAATTGGTTGGCAGCCTTCCAATCTCGTCGCGCGGGCAGCATTATCTAGCGACCGACCCGGTCACGGCCAGCGAATTGCGCGTCTTCGCGAAAACACGGGCCTTTTGCAGACGGGAGTTGCGCGCCTTCCCGAAAACGCGGCCGTCTTCAACGAGGGGTGTGCGGCGATCGTGGTGCAACGTTGCACCATCATTCCCCCCAAGGTATTTACTGTACGACCGGCGGGCCATGTCGCGCAATGAACTCTTTGATGGCTTTACGGGCGAGTTCCTCTTGTTCCAGCGTGTAGGCCCGAAGGAACTCGGCTTGCGGGGACTGTTTCAAGAGCAGTTCGCCGGCTTCCAACACGCCCCGAATTACTTCCATGCGTTGTTCGGGCGACAGGGCGCGAAAGCGGGCGGCCTCCTCCGCGATTACGTCGGCATCACTGGGAAACTTGATCGGAAGATTCATGTCGGTCTCGGCTCGCATTATCATGCAGTGTGACGCCATTGCCAACCGCGGTCAACGCCGGCCTTGCTGATCGGGATATGGCTCGAAGGCCGTGTTTGCACCTTTCCGGCGCGTTACAATTACGGACGCCGCCTTTGGTCGTGGCGGCGCACCTGGAGGAACGAGCGGCTATGGGTCGGAAACTTCGAGCATTCTCGCGTTATCGACCGCGCGTCTTGACGCTGGTCGTGTTTTGCATCGTCGCGGCCACGCTCGTGCTCGCCAATTTGAGCTGTGAACTCGTGAGGGCGGGAACAGGCATCACCCTGCCGATCAGGGGCATCTACGGGTGGCCGTTATGCTGGCACTGGCACAATCTGGCTCTGGGCACTGGCATGACCGGGGGACGGCATACACAGTTGGGGCTTTAGTGCGCGCCGTCTGACTGCGAACGTGGCGCTCTGGGTTCTCATGCTGGCCGCTTCAAGTGCGGCTTGCGAGTGGCTGCTGCGCCGTTACCGGCCGCGGTTGTGTTGGAGCCTGCGCACCATGCTGGCCGCGACAGCGCTGTTGGCCGCCTTCTGCGCTTGGTTTGCCGCGGCCCGCAAGCAGGCCGATCTTCAGGACCAGTTCATAACTGACATCAAGGGCGAGATCTGGTGGAAACGCTGGGGACCAGAATGGTTCGACTTTTTCGGTGCCGACCGTTTTCGGCGCCGAATCGTCGGCGCCAGTCTGCACTCTTACCGCGCCCTCGAGGATGCCCGCGTCGAAGGGTTTTTGCAGCGGCTGGCGCAATCGTCACGCCTGCAATACCTCTTCCTTGACGTTGAGCTACTGACACCGCAGATGGTAGACGCCCTCAGCGGCATGCCGCAACTTCGGATCCTGAGCATCGAAGCAGGTGCCGGGTTTTCGGATGACTGCTTGGCAGTCATCGGCAGGATGACGGAACTCGAGGTTCTCCAATTGGGAAGCAAGCCGGGAATGGGTGGCTGGACAGCAACGCCTCTTGCCACCGAAAGCCTGGCCTGTTTGAAAGGCCTGCGAAAGCTAAGGGCCCTCCATTTAGAGCGGACGTCTGCCGCAGTTCACGAAGTCGATCGCGGACCGCGGATGCTCAAACACCTGCCGACGCTGCCGCAGCTAGAAGTCCTCAACATTGGATATTCAGACGTTTGCGACGACGATCTTCCTTGTCTTGCAGTGGTGCCCCATTTGAGGTCGCTCAGTTTACTGGTTACCGACGTTACCCGTACGGGTCTGGCGCAGTTGGCACCCCTGGAATCCCTGGAAGAGCTGGCGATTGACGCGGACGCGGTGTCGGCGGCGGGGTTCGAATCGCTACTCGCATGCAGGCATCTCAAGAAACTTCACATCGGCGAAAGCTACCGGTTCGATCCATACGCCGAACTGCCTCTCGACGGCGGGACGACGGTGCAAGTGTCAAAGGGCGAATTCGACGGGTGCCTTAAGGCGTTGGGGACGTTGCGACGGTCCAAACCGGGGATTGTCGTCGACGGAAATCTTGGGGCGTTGGCTTGGGCTGGGCGCGGCCTTGTACCTTCAGAATACGGAGACGGGTTTGACCCTTGGCGTATCTGGGTGCCCGCGGCCGGCATCCGCTGGCTTACGCCGGCAGAGAAAGCAGCCGCCGACGCCTGGGTGGCGAAAATCGGGCCACCATTCCCTTGACTGATTCATTTGACGACAAAAAGCGCAGCGCCTAATCGATGCGGGGCATTATGAATTGACCACGGATGACGGATGACGCATGACGCCGATGGGAACGACATTGCACGACCGGCGAGGTAGAATGGGCGAGGTCACACGATCTCGGAGAAAAATCCCGTGCCATCCCCGTTTCCCGGCATGGATCCCTATCTGGAAGGCGACGATTGGACGAGCTTCCATGCGCTGCTCGTCACAGAAATCGCGCGCTATCTCTCGCCGCGGCTGCGGCCCAAATATGTGGCGCTGCCACAACGACGATTTGACGTGCTCGACGAAGACGCCGTCGCCATTGAAACGATCTATCCGGATGTTGGCATGGCCGCGGTTGAGTCCACCGCACGCCACGAACCGGTAGGCGAAGCGGTGGCCACGTCCCCCTGCGTTCTCGAGACCGTCATGGACCGCCGCGTCCCACAAATGTGGGTCGAAATCCGCGATGTCGCGGGTCGCACGCTGGTCACCACGGTCGAAATCCTGTCGCCGTGGAACAAACGCGGGCAAGGTCGCGAAGAGTACCTCGACAAGCGCCGCAAGGTGCTCATGAGCGCTTCGCACCTCGTTGAAATCGATCTCTTGCGCCGCGGCAAGCGGTTGCCCATGAAGGATGCCCTGCCGCCAGCCTCGTATTATGTCGTGGTTGCCCGTGCGAACGAGCGGCCGAAGGTGCAAGTCTGGCCGATCGCCCTCGACCACCCTTTGCCGACCTTCGGCGTGCCGCTGCTTGGAGGTGATGCCGACGTGGCACTCGACCTGCAAGCCTGCTTTCAGAATGTTTATGATCTGGGAGGTTTCGACCTGCTCGTCGATTACTCGAAACCGCCGGCCGTGCCGCTCCCGCCCGACCTGGCCGCTTGGACCACCGAACGGCTACGCGCTGCGCATCAGTAACACGACTGCCTGTTATACTGCACGCGAGGCAACGAGACATTTTCGGTGGCTGGGGCAGAAGCTGGCCGAGGGTGGCGCGGCAATCACAGAACGCCCCGTCGGCCAGCGATGCCCCGGTGGTGGCGCTACCGGGGCATCGCCGCGGCGGAGCGTCAAGTGGGGAACTGGCCGAGCGCGCGGCTCTGCCCCAGCCACCGCGATTGGTCTCAAAAACCGCCGCATGAAGTATATTTCGACTATGCTCACCAACCCCGCCACGGAGAATCCCGCATACCCTCGCGGGCGGCCGCGCGTCATGGTGCTGGGGTCGGCAGCCCTGGCCTCGGTCAACGCTCAAGCCGACCGCCTGCGGCAAACAATCGAACGACATGCCGACCTCGCACTGTGGGATCTCGGATTTCAGACCGATCTGGCCCACGTTGATGCCGACCTGGCCATCGTGCTGGGAGGCGACGGTTCCATTCTCCGCGCCGCCTATCAAATGGGATACCGCCAGGTGCCGGTTGTCGGCGTCAACTTGGGCAAGCTGGGATTCCTGGCCGATCTTTCGCCCGATGAATTCGTTGCCGCCTTTCCGAAAATCTGCTCCGAGGCGCCGCGCGTGGTCGAGCACCTGATGCTCGATTGCCGCTTGCAAAAGCAGGGCGCGGCGGACGCCGCAGGCCAATTGGGGCTGAACGAGGTGGCGATTCTCGGCGGCAAACCGTTTGCGATGCTCGAAGTCCATCTCTACGTTGACGCGGAATTGGTCACGACCTATAGTTGCGACGGCCTGATTGTCAGTACGCCGGTCGGATCGACGGCCCATAGCCTGTCGGCAGGCGGGCCGATCTTGCGGAAAGACCTGCAAGCGTTCGTCATTTCGCCGATCAGCCCGCACGCACTGACCAATCGTCCGGTGGTCGATTCGGCCGATCGCGTCTACGAGTTGGTGGTGCCGCGTCCCCACGCCGGCACCGCGGTCGTGATCGACGGCCGGGTGTTCGCCTCGCTGGACGCGGGCGACCGAATACGGATACAACGAGCAAGCCCGCGGTTCAAGCTGGTGGAAGTCGCCGGTCACAGCTACTACCGCACGTTGCGTCACAAGCTCGGTTGGAGCGGAAGCCTGCGGTCGGGCGACCCGCGGCCGGGGTAGGGCCTGATTTACTGAACTCGAAAGGATGCGAGTGTCATGTTGCGGTTCACGATTGTTCTGACACTGGCCACTTCGGTGGTCTGCGGTTCTCTGGCATTCGCGGGCAGCCCCAGGCCCAAGCGAACCGCACAGCCCCGCAAGCCCGCCGCGCCAGCAGCGCTGCCGGCCAAAACAGCCTCTGCCAAGCCGGTCGCAGCCCAGCCGGCCGCCGCCGCAACCCCTGCCGACGATGCGCCGCAGGCGGGCACCAAGTCGTACAAGCTGCGGTACAAGTTCCGGCCCGGCGAAACGATGCGTTGGGAAGTGGAGCACCGGGCCAAGGTGCGAACCACCGTGCAGGGATCGACGCAGACGGCCGAAACCTTCAGCAGCTCCATCAAGGTCTGGAAAATCGAGTCGGTCGACGACGAGGCGAACGCCAAATTGATCTACTCGGTCGAGCGGGTCGACATGCGGCAGAAATACGACGGCCGGCAAGAGACGCACTACAACAGCGACACCGACGAAGCGCCGCCGCCCGGCTACGACGGGGTGGCGGGCGCGGTCGGCAAGCCGTTGGCCGAGCTGACGCTGAACCCGCTGGGCGCGGTGGTGAAACGGGAAGAGCGCTATGTGCAGGCCGCGCCGCTGCAAGAGAACGTCACGCTTCCGTTGCCGGAAAACGCGGTCGCGGTCGGCGAGGAATGGACGATGCCGGCCGACATCACGGTGACGCTGCCTTCCAAGTCCACCCGGAAGATCAAAGCACGGCAGCTTTACCGGCTCGACGCGGTCGACGACGGCATGGCTACGATCCACCTGGAAACGCAGGTGCTGACTCCTTTGAACGATCCGGCCATCGAATCGCAGCTCGTGCAGAGCAAAGCCAACGGCACGGTGAAGTTCGACATCGCGGTCGGCCGCATCCTGTCGCAGCAAAGCGACGTCGACGAGCACGTGTACGGCTTTCAGGGACCGGCCAGCAACTTGCACTACGTGATGCGTTTTAGCGAGAAGCTCTTGCCCGACATGAGCCGGGCGGCGGTTTATCCGCCCGCACTGAAGCAACGGACAACCAAGTAAGGTCCCACTCTGGGCTGAAGGCAAAACCTGGAACTATCCGGAGATGGCCCACGGCTGCCTGCATCGTCGCAACGAGCAGGAGATCGCCTGCTATCGGCTTGCCAGCAACAGCTCGAGATAACTGCGGCGCTCGTCGCGGTCGAGTTTCAGTCTCACTGCCAGCGACGTCAGGCACTGACGGGCGGCGGCCAAACCGTCGTCGTCGGCCGCCGTCTCCAACTCCACAAAGCTGCCCAGCGAATCCACTTCGTCGAGCGCAATTTCGACGTCGTGCCCTTGCCACTCGATGACGGCCGCCCGACGGTGCTTGCTCACCTCCGCAACCGGCCGGAAACCGAGGGCCTCGAGCAGGGCTGCGTGCCGTTGCGCGCCTGCGAGTCCGCCTGACAGCTCCACCTCGATCTCCCGCCGCGTCTTGGAGCTCGAATCGATCTTCGGTCCTTTGTAGGTCATCGAAGCCTTCTCACCGACTCGCCGAATGCGCAACGCCTCGTCGCTCGCCGCGAAATCACGCGCAGGGTGGGAATAATAGGTGTCGACCTGCTGCTCACGCGGGCCAAACGCGCCGCCCACACCGCGAATGCCCTTGGCCAGCGGGCCCTCGTCTTCGATCCGGTATTTTCTTTCGACTTCGTACTTCACGTTGGCGTCACCGATGATGTCAATCGCGTCAGGCGCGGCTTTCGGCCGTCGACGAGACCATCGCCGCCGAGCGCGGGACGCCGCCGGCGGCGTCCTCGCGCGAGACCTGGGCCTCGAGCACCCGCTGACGGCGGAGCTTGCGCACCAACACCCGCAACCCTTGTGCCCGGACAATGTCGCCGCCGCGGGGCAGACGTTCCAGGTGGGCGCTGATCCAGTCGTGCAATGTGCGGCATCCGCCCGGCAGACGACTGCGGTCGAGCTGGACGCCGGTAATCTGTTCCAGCCGGTCGAGCGTGATTCCACCCCCCATCACCCAACCCACGCCCACTTCGGCCACGTGGCCGGGCACGCGGTCGTATTCGTCTTCGATGTCGCCGACCAGCTCTTCCAGAATGTCTTCCATCGTCACCATGCCCACGATTTCGCCCGCACGGTTGCGGACCAGGGCGATGTGGACGTGTTCGCGAATCATGCGTTGCAGGCAGGCCGCGATGGACAACTCCTCCGACAAGTCGGGCATGGAACGCATGATGCCGCGCAACGACGGCTGGTCGGGCGCCAGCCGCAGCTCGGAAACGATGTCCTTGAAGTTGACGTACCCACAGATGGTTTGCGGGTCGCCGGGCTTGGCGCAGACGGGAAACCGCGTGTGCATGTCGGTATGGGCCAGCACCAGGCTCTCCGACATCGACTGCGAGAGATCGAGCGTCACCACATCGCGCAGCGGAATCATGATCTCGGCGATCGACCGGCTCGACAGTCTCGCCGCGCCGAGAATGATCTTTTCTTCCTGCCCGCCGATCAGGCGCGACGTGCGGGCCAAGGCCACCACGGCCCGCAGCTCCTGCATCTCGGTGACTTCGGCTTTGTGCCCCTCCATGGTCGGCGTCCAGCGGCGTTCGCTCCAGGAAAGCAGCGTTCGCACCGAGCCCTCCAGCACCCAGACCGCCGGATAGACGACCATCGTCAAGGCACGCATGGGCGGCGAGAGCTTCAGGCAGACCCATTCCTTGTGCTTCAGGGCGAAGACTTTCGGTATCAATTCACCGACCACGATGGTGACGGCACTGAGCGGAACCACGACGCAGGCGAGCGACAGAACTTGCGCCGTCCGGTCCGAGAGTCCGAACGCCGTCACCAGGTAGGGCACGATGAATTCGTCGGCCTCCGCGCCGCCGGTGGCCGCGGCAATCGCGCCGACGAGCGTGATGCCCAACTGCAGAGCAGCCAGGCTCCCTTCCATATTCTGCTTCATGGCGAGTGCCGCCCGGCCGCCGCGTCGGTGGGCATCGGCCAGGGCCTTCAGGCGGCCCAGCGAGGCCGAAGCCAGTGCAATCTCATAGGCGGCGAAAAGGGCATTGCAGCCAACCATCGCAGAGATGATGACCCAGGAAGCCGCCGTCATTGAACTCCTCAGTTAGAACCAGGTTTGGTCGCCGCATCCGCGCGGCGCGTGCCTCCATTCTACCCGGAGTTGGCCGCGCCGCGGAAAGATGGTGGCAGCCGAGCGATTAAGTGTATAATAGCCAATGGTTTATACCAATCCGTCAGCCCCGAAAGCGCGTCATTCATGGACATTGACTCCGAGATTCCGCGGTCCCGGTCCCGTCTGCCTTGGTTCTGGATCGTTCTGGCAGTGGGCGCCGGATTGTTGGTCCTCCGGCTGTCGACCTCCGGCCCCCTTGCTCCTTCCGGTCGCGACTCCGGCGGCGCGCATCCTGGCGTCGGCAAGCGGCTCACCTCGCTTTCGCTACGGCCTTTGACCTTTGCCGGCGATCCGCTGACGCTCGACGACCTGGCGGGAAAGGTCGTGGTCTTGAACTTTTGGGGAACATGGTGTCCGCCGTGCCGGGCGGAGTTGCCCCACGTGGCTGAATTGGCGGAACATTATCGAAACGACGACCGTTGCCGCGTGCTGGCCGTATCTTGCGGTTCCGGCGGCACGGATCCTGTCTCGGACTTACCCGATCTGCACATGAACACCCAGCAGCTTCTGGAAAGCATGCACCTCGAGTTGCCTTCCTACGCCGATCCCGATGGTCGCACGCGACGGGCGGTGGCGCAAGCGGTGGGGTTCGACGGCTACCCGACCACGCTGGTGGTCGACGCTCAAGGGATCGTCCGCGGCATCTGGACCGGTTACGGGCCGGGCGTCGAGAAAGAGATCGCCACTCTGGTGGCGACACTGTTGGGAGGCTGACATCACTTTCGCAAGCCGTGGATCGCGCCGCCGATTTGCTCGTGAACGTCGTCCGTCTGACGTACCACCAACACGTGCCAGGCGGGCCAGTACTTGACGGTGCCTTGCCCGCCATTCACGTCCCAACTTTGCGGGGCGATGGTGGCTTGAATCAACTCGACCAGTGCTTGACCGTCGTCTTGCGGCGCTCCGCCACGCGACTGGGCGGATTTGGTTGAAAGTCGTACCTCGCCCGCAGTCTCGGCCTGGCTCCCGACTTCCGCCTGCAAACGATCGACCTCGCGTTGGGCCGTCACGTCGCGGCGAATCAACTCGGCAAGTCGCGACAAACGGCCTTTCAGCCGGGCTTGCAGTCGGCCCCGCTCGCTGGCAGAGATCGCTTTGGCGCCGGCGACTTGAGTGTAAAGCGGAAGCAATTCCCTTGCTTGCCGGCGGCGCTCGCCGGGCGTCGCCGGCAACGCTTGCTCCAACGCCCGGCGGACTTCGCGCCGCACCTCGCCCGGGGCTGCGGCGGCGCTTTGCGGAGCCCGCGCTACAGAGTAGGAAGCGTCCCCTGCAAGAGCAACGACCGGCTTCGATATGGCGGCAACGCAAGGCGCCGCCAAGATCAACGACGCACGTAGCACGAAACGCCAACGCATGACTAGACCTCCCTTTTCGAGTCCACTCTATAGTGTACCGAAGGTGACGGGCAACTCCAAGGCAGCCGCCAACCGCTTCAGATACTGGCGCCGAGGAATCTCGACGGCGCCAAAACGCAGGGTGTGCGCCGTGAGCTGCTGGATATCGACCAGCGCATAGCCGCGCGCCTCCAAGTGGTCCACGAGACGCACCAACGCCACTTTCGAGGCCTCGCTGACGCGATAGAACATCGACTCGGCGGAAAACAGCCCCGCCATCGCCACGCCATAGATTCCTCCGGCGAGCCGGCCTTCGTGCCACGCCTCGACGCTGTGAGCATGGCCCTGCCGATGAAGCCGCACGTACGCTTCGCGCAGATCGGGCGTGATCCAGGTCTGGTGTTCGCGGTCGCCGGCCGTGGCGCAGCCGTCGATGACGCTCTCGAAGTCACGGTTGCAAGTCACCTCGAAGCGGTCTCCGCGGCAGGTGCGCGCCAACCGGCGTGGAACGTGAAACTGGTCCAGCTCGATCACCGCCCGCGGATCGGGCGACCACCAGGCCAGGTGCCCGTCGCTGAACGGCCAGGGGAAGATGCCGTGCCGATAGGCGTCCAGCAGCCACTCGGTCGAGAGCTCGCCGCCGATGCCGATCAGGCCGTCGGGCGAGGCCGCGTCGGCGGGAGGAAAGATGTGGGAGGTGCGCGAGCGAGCTCGTGGTCGCGGTGCCGGCATGGTCAGCGTGATTTCGCCTTGATCTCGCCGTCGAGCTTCTCGACCTCGGCAGAATTGAGATACCGGATGACGACTTGCTCGGTGTCGTCAAAAAGCTTGTCGATCTTTTTCTGCATCCGCTTGTCTTCGTCCAGCGACCGTTGTTTCCGCACGCGGATCTCGTTGATGTAATCCTCCTGCCGGCCCATCGAGCGCAGTTCGTCGAGCATGGCTTTGGCCTCGTCGATCTTGTTGTCTTCCAACCGGGCGCGAATTTGGGTGATCATCACCTGGCGGCGGGCAATCAGGTCGACGAAACCCTCTTGTAAACCAACGATAATCCCTTCGGCCTCCAGCCGCTGGTCGTCGTCGGGAATCTCCACTTGCATTCGCGGGAAAAGCCCCGGCACGATCGGCAAGCGGGCCAGCGCATCGCCTCCGTGCTTCACCAACAAGATCCGCACGGGGCTGGCGTCGGATTCCACGCGCAGCTTGCCGTCGCCGTCGGTGCGACCGACCAATACGGTTTCGGGCGACCCGGCTGGATGGGCGTAAACGGCATAGCCGGCCATCGGCCGCACGGTCTTCGGGTCGTTGTTGACCATCCGCGACCGCAAATCGAGCTCGGTCGAGCCGCCGGTGGGCCGCACCAGCACGGCCAGCGACTCCAAGTTGCCGCGGCGCCGCCCCGTGAGCGGGCTGCGCAGCCCGGTGTGCAGTTGGCAGGCGATCTCGGCGGCGTTGACGTGCTCGACCATCAAGTAGGTCCATTCGATCGGCATCAGCTTTTTAAGCTTGCCGGAGCGGTCGTTGAACCGCAGCACGGGCCGAAAGACGTCGCCCGGTCCGGCGAAGGCGATCGACGGATCGATCGGAGGCAGCGATGCCGCCCGTAGCCGCAAGGTAACCTGCTTGTCTTCCACCTTTTCGACGCGGGCCAGCGGTGCGAAGGCCGTGAGCACCGCCTGAAAGACCTCGTCGGGCAGCAGCTCGCGCTGGGCGACCGGCCGCACAACGGTCGATCCGGCGAGCCGAGTGTGCAGGTCGAAATCGCGGGCCTCGACTTCGAACCCGCCGTCCGTCACGTGGACCGCGGCCAGCAGCAACTTGTCTGTCTCGCTTTCGAGCAGCGATTCCGGCAGGTCTTCCACGGCCAGTTGGCTGAGCGGCGCGAGCAGCTTGGCTTCGAGCTCGGGCGGCACCGGCCCGACCGACAAATCCCACGCCGACCCGACCGCCTTCTCGGCCCGCTCCACAACCCGTGCTTCAATCGCTGCTTTCAAGCGAGGCGTCAGTTCCGGTTCCGGCGCCATGGCCAGCGTGAGCTGGACGCGGTACGGCGTCATCTCCCAGACCGTCGGCGCCGCGGAAGCCGCGTGCGCGTGTTGAATGTCGATGGTCGAAAGAATGACGACGGCCAAAAGCAGTGACAATCCAAAATCCAAAATCCAAAATCCAAAATTGCAACGGTCCACGTCAGTCCTCCGAGGGAATTCGCACGACGCCCTTCCACCGCTCGACGCCCTGGTAGAGCAGCACGGGCTTCGTGTCGACCCCTTTCAGGCTGCGATGATAGGCAAAATGTTCGGTCATCTGCCAAAGCGGAATGACGGCCACGTCGTCGGCGACAAGTTGGTGGATGCGCTGCAAGATGTGCCGCGCCTCTTGCCAGTTGGTCGCCTGGGCCAACTTCACCAAGGCCTGATTCAGGTAGGGGCTGGCGTCGCCCACCACGCCGTCCACGCCCAGCAAGCGCGCCGCATCCACCAGCGGCTCCTGGACCATCGCCTCAAGAAACAGCAGATCGAAGTTGTCGTCGGGCGGAAGATAAAATCCGGGTTCCAGTTCCCGCAGCTCGACGGTGAACTTGAGCACCTGAAGGTGCCGCTGGATACCCTTGCACGCTTCACGGGCGATGTCGTTCGCCGGGTGAGCCAGCACGAGCGTCGGAAACGCTTTGACTTCCGGCTCGCCCCGCTTCTTGGCGGCCTCGGCCAGGTCGTGCAGCGCCACCTGCGCCAGCGCCAGCGCCAGCCGCGGATTCCGCTCGCGCTGCGCCACTTCGCTGTTGTAGGCGTAACGCAGCGGATCTTCGAAGCTGTTGCCGATCGGAAACGGCCCGCTGATAAGCTGATAGCCGGCGGTCGGTCCGTCACGCAGCACGTGGTGTTTCAGCACCACGCCGCGGTCGATGCCGTAGGCCATCGCGCGGCGGAAGCAACCGTGCTTCATGAACGGCTTTCGCAGATTGGGCACCAACATGTGGATCGTCGGCAAGGCATATTGCTCGACCACGAAATCGTGATTCGCCCGATACCGCTCCACTTCCCACGGGCTGAGACGGTCGACCAACTGCACTTGGCCGCGATCCAGGGCCGTCCAGGCCGCGTTGGAATCGGCCAGATACTTTTCGACGATTTCTTTGGGTTGTCCGTCTTGCGCGGCAAAATAGGCCGGGTTGTTCAGGAAGTGGACCATGCCCGCGGCGCTTTCGCCCCGCAGATAGGGGCCGATATTGGCCGGGGCGCCGGCGATTGGCAGCGGCGTGACCGGCGTTTCCAGCAGTGCCAGCGGCTGCACGTAAGACCAGCGCAGATCGACGTCGACTTGGAAGACGTCTTGTACGCTGACTCCGCCGAACAGTTCCGCCCAGGTCGGCTC
Above is a window of Pirellulales bacterium DNA encoding:
- a CDS encoding DUF4058 family protein, with product MPSPFPGMDPYLEGDDWTSFHALLVTEIARYLSPRLRPKYVALPQRRFDVLDEDAVAIETIYPDVGMAAVESTARHEPVGEAVATSPCVLETVMDRRVPQMWVEIRDVAGRTLVTTVEILSPWNKRGQGREEYLDKRRKVLMSASHLVEIDLLRRGKRLPMKDALPPASYYVVVARANERPKVQVWPIALDHPLPTFGVPLLGGDADVALDLQACFQNVYDLGGFDLLVDYSKPPAVPLPPDLAAWTTERLRAAHQ
- a CDS encoding NAD(+)/NADH kinase, coding for MLTNPATENPAYPRGRPRVMVLGSAALASVNAQADRLRQTIERHADLALWDLGFQTDLAHVDADLAIVLGGDGSILRAAYQMGYRQVPVVGVNLGKLGFLADLSPDEFVAAFPKICSEAPRVVEHLMLDCRLQKQGAADAAGQLGLNEVAILGGKPFAMLEVHLYVDAELVTTYSCDGLIVSTPVGSTAHSLSAGGPILRKDLQAFVISPISPHALTNRPVVDSADRVYELVVPRPHAGTAVVIDGRVFASLDAGDRIRIQRASPRFKLVEVAGHSYYRTLRHKLGWSGSLRSGDPRPG
- the cyaB gene encoding class IV adenylate cyclase is translated as MKYEVERKYRIEDEGPLAKGIRGVGGAFGPREQQVDTYYSHPARDFAASDEALRIRRVGEKASMTYKGPKIDSSSKTRREIEVELSGGLAGAQRHAALLEALGFRPVAEVSKHRRAAVIEWQGHDVEIALDEVDSLGSFVELETAADDDGLAAARQCLTSLAVRLKLDRDERRSYLELLLASR
- a CDS encoding hemolysin family protein; its protein translation is MTAASWVIISAMVGCNALFAAYEIALASASLGRLKALADAHRRGGRAALAMKQNMEGSLAALQLGITLVGAIAAATGGAEADEFIVPYLVTAFGLSDRTAQVLSLACVVVPLSAVTIVVGELIPKVFALKHKEWVCLKLSPPMRALTMVVYPAVWVLEGSVRTLLSWSERRWTPTMEGHKAEVTEMQELRAVVALARTSRLIGGQEEKIILGAARLSSRSIAEIMIPLRDVVTLDLSQSMSESLVLAHTDMHTRFPVCAKPGDPQTICGYVNFKDIVSELRLAPDQPSLRGIMRSMPDLSEELSIAACLQRMIREHVHIALVRNRAGEIVGMVTMEDILEELVGDIEDEYDRVPGHVAEVGVGWVMGGGITLDRLEQITGVQLDRSRLPGGCRTLHDWISAHLERLPRGGDIVRAQGLRVLVRKLRRQRVLEAQVSREDAAGGVPRSAAMVSSTAESRA
- a CDS encoding TlpA disulfide reductase family protein; translation: MDIDSEIPRSRSRLPWFWIVLAVGAGLLVLRLSTSGPLAPSGRDSGGAHPGVGKRLTSLSLRPLTFAGDPLTLDDLAGKVVVLNFWGTWCPPCRAELPHVAELAEHYRNDDRCRVLAVSCGSGGTDPVSDLPDLHMNTQQLLESMHLELPSYADPDGRTRRAVAQAVGFDGYPTTLVVDAQGIVRGIWTGYGPGVEKEIATLVATLLGG
- the aat gene encoding leucyl/phenylalanyl-tRNA--protein transferase; the protein is MPAPRPRARSRTSHIFPPADAASPDGLIGIGGELSTEWLLDAYRHGIFPWPFSDGHLAWWSPDPRAVIELDQFHVPRRLARTCRGDRFEVTCNRDFESVIDGCATAGDREHQTWITPDLREAYVRLHRQGHAHSVEAWHEGRLAGGIYGVAMAGLFSAESMFYRVSEASKVALVRLVDHLEARGYALVDIQQLTAHTLRFGAVEIPRRQYLKRLAAALELPVTFGTL